The nucleotide sequence GCGAATATCTGATTCCTGATCAGATCACGATTCCCGGAATGCTGATTGGTGTGCTCGGCGCCACGATCGCCGGCCACCTGCAGATTATTCATCTGTGGGTGGACTGGAATCAGGCGGTTCCGGGACTGACCGGACCTTATATACCGGAATGGATCAAAGCTCATTCCCACTGGCATGGATTGAGTTGGAGTCTGACAGGCTTGATCGTCGGGGGCGGTCTCACCTGGGGATTGCGCCTGGTTTCATCCGTATTGCTGGGACAGGAGGCGCTGGGGCTGGGGGATGTGACATTGATGGCGATGGTGGGCAGTTTTCTGGGCTGGCAGGCGATTCTGCCGATCCTGCTGCTGGCTCCGCTCTGTGGGATATTGATTGGCTTCCTCACACGGGTGATGACGGGGAAAACCTATCTGCCATACGGGCCTTATTTGTGCGCGGCCACGTTGATTGTGCTGATGAGCTGGAAATGGTTCTGGCTCGCGGAATGGCCGGCCCATGCTCCGGGAGTAGCTCCCGAGTTTTCGATTCGTAAATTATATGGCGATGGTCTGGGGCTGGCGATCATCGGCGGGATTGCATTGGGCGCACTGATCCTGCTGCTGGTTCTGTTACGAATCTACAGGGCAATTCCGGTGAAACGCCGCTAAATCAGGGAGAAGCAGGGCAGGGGAGTGTAGACTTATCGCCGGAGGATCAGATCAGGTCCAGCTTCTTATGGCGGCGTTGCGGAGGTCGGGAACACTCATCGCAGATTCCGTAGACTTCGAGTCGGTGCTCATTCATGCGGAAGTTAATCTGATCCGCAAGTTTTTCCAGAATCTCGGCGATGCCTTCATTATGAAATTCAAAAAGTTCGCCACAGCTTTTGCAGATGAAATGGTCGTGCTGAGGATAGCCGTAGTCGTGCTCGTAGATGTCCTTGTCGTTGGTTCGCGCCACTTTGCGCAACAGACCGGCTTCTTCGAGCGAACTTAATGTCCGATACACAGTAGAACGGCTGACACGGCGTCCCGTTTTTTGTAACGCCATGCGAGCGACCAACTGGTCGGCATCAAAGTGTTCATGGGACGAGAAAACCTCAGCAACGATCAGTTCACGTTCCTGTGTCAGCCTCATTCCCTTTGTGGCCAGGTACTCTCTGAATTTCTCAGTCGGAGAAACAGCGATTTCCAGGCTTTCAAAATTGAGCACGGTTTATCTCTTTCTCATTTAATTTCTCTACTACGACTAAGACGCGGTTTATTCAGAATCAGAGATCTGATCCAACATACGGCTCAAAGCTGCATCCAGCTTTTCATCCGTATCATAAGTTCCGTCGTCAATAGCCGCCTTGATTTGTGCTAACCGCTCTGCACGCATATCGGAGTTGTTCGTCATTTCATCCAGCATTCGACCGGCGGAAGAAATCTCTAGTTCATCCTGAGGAGAAGAGATTGGCTTCGCAGCAGGTGTCTGTTTGATGTTGGTGTTGCTCGGACCGGTCTGCTTACTGATAGGCAGAGATCCGGAAATAGAACTGGTGCCGTTAACATCCATGGCGGCATTCCCCCTGTCACGTGGTCCTGAACCTGTCGGGGTAGAATCTTCCCGACTGTTAGTTACTGTATGGGGTTCATGATATCGTAAGACGGGGGATCGATTCAACTGGTAGTCTGCAGTCATGGCCAATTCTTTCATTGAATTCACTGAAAATCCAGCGGTTTTGCTCCTTAATGAAGCAAAAGAACACCTGTTTTCAGGTTGTCATCAATATTGAATGTAGAATGGCTTCCTGCACATCCTCCAGCTCAATGGAGTCAAAACGAGTAATGGGCTTAGTTGTAAGACATGTTCCTATGTCTTTACGGCCTCAATCGTTGAGGGGGAGTCTGAACCTTAATTCCATCGACTGACCAGTTGTCAGAAGTTTAATTCCTGATGCAGAAATCATGGGAACACGACAGGACTCGACCACCGGTATCGATTATACCGATTATGCGATGCAGGCAAATCGGCCTGTATCGCGTGTGATCTCTGTTGTATTTAAGTCTTTTCTGTGAAAGATTTTCAGGAAAAAAGATCAACCTCGGGCATAGGGACCGGTGGCGATTCCCTGGTATTGATCCAGGCCTGCCTTTAACGCGGCGCGGACGGCAGCGGGTACTTGTTCAATCTGGGCGCGGCTGATGTCCAGATGGGTGCAGGCCCGCAGCGTGGAATTGCCCATCGCTCCGATTCCGACACCTTCTTTTTTGAGGGCGGCTGACAGTTGCATCGCATTTCCCCGCTCCGGATGCACATCAAAGAAGACCAGGTTGGTCTCGGTGTGCTCAGGATTGATGGAAATCCCTTCAATCTCGGCCAACTGCTCGGCGAGGAAACGGGCATTGTCGTGATCTTCCTGCAGACGTTCGATATTGTTTTCCAGGGCATAAATGCATGCGGCTGCGACAATGCCCGCCTGCCTTAAAGCGCCGCCAAATATCTTGCGAGAACGGCGGGCGTGGGTAATTGCTTCCTGCGAACCGACCAGGATCGACCCCATCGGGCACCCCAGTCCTTTGGAAAAACAGATCGAGATCGTGTCCAGCGGGGCGCAGATCTCTTTCATCGTATAGCCGCCGGCGACACAGGCGTTAAAAATCCGTGCACCGTCCATGTGAGTTTTCAGGCCATTCTCGTGTGCCCAGTTGCAGATGTCTGTAAGCTGATCGAGAGGGTAGTAGTGCCCGCCACCTGCGTTGGTTGTGTTTTCAACACACAGGAGTCGGGTGCGTGTCAGGTGCTGATCATTGGCGCGAATCTTTCCTCGGAGATCTTCGACCGTCAACATACCTCTTTCACCGGTCAAAGTGCGACAGCTGACACCGCTGAGAATTGCCGGAGCCCCCCCTTCGAAGATCGCGATGTGACCGAGTTCGTGAATCAGCAGCTCATCACCGGGCAGGCAGTGAGCGCGCAGCCCCATCTGATTGGACTGCGTCCCCGAGCAGGCAAACACGGCAGCTTCTTTACCGAGCAGGTCACAGATCATGGCTTCGAGGCGATTGACAGTCGGGTCTTCTCCATTCATGTCATCGCCCAGTTCAGCAGAGATCATGGCCTGCAGCATTTCCGGGGTTGGTTTGGTTTTGGTGTCACTGCGAAGATCGATGAAAGACGAACTGTCTGAATCCACGGCTGGTTTCCTTGTCATTCTTTGCTGTTATGCTGTGTTGAGTGCTGTTGTTTCAGAAGCGAACCGAAAATGGTCTCTCCTGAATTCAGGTTTTGGGAGCGGCTATCTGCAGGTCATTGATGGAAAGAAAACTGTTGAGGCTGCCTGAGCGAAAACCCTGCAGATCGAGTGTGACGTTCCGAAAGCCGAGCTGCAGGAATTGATCAGATATTTTTGTGAGTGCGGAGGGGGTTGTCAATTTGGGGATTTCTTCCAGAGGAACTTCGATGCGGGCCAGTTCATTGGGTTCCAGACGGACCCGAAGTTCCCGGATTTCGAATTGATCACGGAGAAACTGTTCGCCTTGATCAATTCTCTGCACCCGTTCTTCTGTAACTTCGACACCATAGGCGATGCGACTGGACAGGCAGGGGTGCGCGGGCTTGTCCCAGATCGGCAGTTCCCAGTGCCGCGCCAGGGCACGCACTTCTTCCTTGGTAAATTCCGCTTCGATCAACGGGCTGCGAACATGGTAATTGGACGCCGCCTGCATGCCCGGGCGATGGTCGCCGCGGTCATCCAGATTGGCACCATTGACCAGGGTAGCGGTTTCCCATGCTGTTCCCGCAATCGATTGACTGAGAATCTGATACAGTTCTGTTT is from Gimesia maris and encodes:
- the larE gene encoding ATP-dependent sacrificial sulfur transferase LarE, giving the protein MDRIIVAFSAGVDSTVVAQAAFLARGDHAQAATAVSPSLASGEKEEAIHLAELIGIPHRLVTTSEFATEEYRANAPNRCFFCKTELYQILSQSIAGTAWETATLVNGANLDDRGDHRPGMQAASNYHVRSPLIEAEFTKEEVRALARHWELPIWDKPAHPCLSSRIAYGVEVTEERVQRIDQGEQFLRDQFEIRELRVRLEPNELARIEVPLEEIPKLTTPSALTKISDQFLQLGFRNVTLDLQGFRSGSLNSFLSINDLQIAAPKT
- a CDS encoding flagellar biosynthesis anti-sigma factor FlgM, translated to MKELAMTADYQLNRSPVLRYHEPHTVTNSREDSTPTGSGPRDRGNAAMDVNGTSSISGSLPISKQTGPSNTNIKQTPAAKPISSPQDELEISSAGRMLDEMTNNSDMRAERLAQIKAAIDDGTYDTDEKLDAALSRMLDQISDSE
- the ltaE gene encoding low-specificity L-threonine aldolase translates to MDSDSSSFIDLRSDTKTKPTPEMLQAMISAELGDDMNGEDPTVNRLEAMICDLLGKEAAVFACSGTQSNQMGLRAHCLPGDELLIHELGHIAIFEGGAPAILSGVSCRTLTGERGMLTVEDLRGKIRANDQHLTRTRLLCVENTTNAGGGHYYPLDQLTDICNWAHENGLKTHMDGARIFNACVAGGYTMKEICAPLDTISICFSKGLGCPMGSILVGSQEAITHARRSRKIFGGALRQAGIVAAACIYALENNIERLQEDHDNARFLAEQLAEIEGISINPEHTETNLVFFDVHPERGNAMQLSAALKKEGVGIGAMGNSTLRACTHLDISRAQIEQVPAAVRAALKAGLDQYQGIATGPYARG
- a CDS encoding Fur family transcriptional regulator codes for the protein MLNFESLEIAVSPTEKFREYLATKGMRLTQERELIVAEVFSSHEHFDADQLVARMALQKTGRRVSRSTVYRTLSSLEEAGLLRKVARTNDKDIYEHDYGYPQHDHFICKSCGELFEFHNEGIAEILEKLADQINFRMNEHRLEVYGICDECSRPPQRRHKKLDLI
- a CDS encoding prepilin peptidase codes for the protein MNSTFLPGILFLTGAVVGLLVNAWVRLMTLKPVIRPLTRCEECGARVRFWKLIPVLRWLPFQNRCRTCTARLPRSEILLEILTGTLFVLFYFMAVQLRCLEVPSVRPSGEMLEWRLIYLYVLLALLVAATSIDFREYLIPDQITIPGMLIGVLGATIAGHLQIIHLWVDWNQAVPGLTGPYIPEWIKAHSHWHGLSWSLTGLIVGGGLTWGLRLVSSVLLGQEALGLGDVTLMAMVGSFLGWQAILPILLLAPLCGILIGFLTRVMTGKTYLPYGPYLCAATLIVLMSWKWFWLAEWPAHAPGVAPEFSIRKLYGDGLGLAIIGGIALGALILLLVLLRIYRAIPVKRR